A region of the Yarrowia lipolytica chromosome 1C, complete sequence genome:
CTTCGTATACGTATAAGTTAACACAAACAgtattacttgtaccaaTTTTTATTTCAGTTAATTGCGACACTACCCAAAATCGAACTTCTCTCCACGGCAGTTGGGAAACTCTCGTCCACTTCATTCATGCACGGCGGGGTGCACCTCTTATTTTCATCATCACCCACCCTTGGATACATACCAAATGCCGCCTAAACTGTCCTTTCTGGACATGCCTGCGCCGGCCGGGTACGTTCCCGGTCTTGGACGAGGCGCCACAGGATTTTCTACGCGTGCTGATCTCGGTTCAGCCCACCGAGCGACAGATACCGATATCCCAGATGATCCTGAGCGGTTCAGAGACCCTGATGATGCCGGTATTTTGGGCAGAGAGAGCGCGGATGCCGACGACGAACTCGCCGACGAAATTTACGCCCAGATCGATGCTCGAATGGAGGAACGAAACAAGAAACGGCGCGAAATCagagaggagaaggagcgccaggaggaagagaaacAGGCCACAATTGGAGGGATGTTTGCGGACGCGAAACGGGCGCTGTCAGAGGTGAGTCACGACGAGTGGCTGAATCTGCCTGAGAGTGGTGACCAGACTCGAAAGAACAAACGAGCTAGAATCGAAGCGAGGGAAGGGCTTAGAAGCTACAACATGAGTGATTCAGTACTGGAAGGACTGAGAGGACGAGCGGAGATTGGCGCTCATGTGACTGAAACAGACGATGGAAGCGTTACTCATATCAAGGCGATCTCAGATGCTCGTGACAAGATTTTGGATCTCAAGCTGAGTGGAAGAGAAACATCTACCAGCATTGATCCGAGTGGATACCTCACATCTCTGAACTCGGAGAACTCGCAGTCAACTTCAGAGCTGGCAGATATAAAAAAGATGACACCGTTTGTTGAATCGCTCATTCGAAGTAACCCCAAAAACGCTGCTGGATGGATTGCAGGTGTGAGATTAGCAGAGCTCAAAAAGAAGCCTTCTCAGGCAATTCAActtgctgctcaaggatgTGAGAACTGTCCCACTAACGAGGATGTCTGGCTGGAAAGTATTCGAGTCAATGATATGGTGAATGCTCGTATCATTGCTGCACAAGCTGTCAAACGTCTCCCCGAATCGGTGCGTATCTGGGAGGCTGCAGCTGACTTGGAAACTActgaggaggccaagaaacGAGTACTTCGAAAAGCTCTCACATCCGTACCGCAATCTGTGCAGCTGTGGAAGCAACTGGTCAActtggaggacgaggaacATGCCAGATTGCTTCTTAGACAAGCTGTGGTGAGTGTTCCTCTCAGCGTGGACCTGTGGCTGGCTTTGGCTCGTTTGGAGGACCACAAGGCTGCTGAAAAGGTGCTCAATCGCGCCAGAAAGGCTGTTAGAACTGCTCCTGAAATATGGattgcagcagctcgtctGAGAGAACAGGTCAATGGAGCACAAAAGGAGGTGGACAAAATCATGAAGAAGGGGGTTTCGGAGCTGGAGTATCATGGACGAGTGCTGTCCCGTGAAGAGTGGCTCACTCAAGCTCATATATGTGAGAAAGAGGATGCTCCGTTGGCATGCGGAGCTATCATTCGCGCTACTGTGGCCCAGGGAATTGATAAGGAGCCAGAACATGTTCAGATTGACACATTATTGGAAAGTTCACGCGATCTTAGCTACCCCGTTACTAGCAGATCGGTCTTGGAATTGGCAACTGAAATGTTCCCTTTTTCCGAAAAGATTTGGCTCACCTGGACTGCCCTGGAGAGGCGTCTCAACAGTGGCGATCAGCTGTGGAGTGTTCTCGAGAAGGCAGTGACCAGCTGCAAAAAGTCTACTCAACTCTGGCTCTACTATATTCGGGAAAAGTGGCACCATGGCAAGTTCAaggagtcacgtgagattGTGTCACGTGCTTTTGAGGAGGTTGGCCATGCGCAGGAGATTTGGCTGGAGGCAGTCCAACTGGAACTTGAAGTCGGGCAGCCAGACAGAGCTAGAGATCTGCTAGAGAAGGCACGTGACGTTGGTGTCGCACGCGAGACATTATGGGTCCGGGCTGTTCGTCTAGAGCGAGAGCTTGGAAAAGCACCTGCCGCCATTTCTTTGGCTGAGAAGGCtttggaggagtttgtTGAATGCGATGGATTGTGGATTGAGCTCGGCAAGGCTAAAACCGAATCATCAGGTGTGCCGGAAGCACGTGATACGTACATCCAGGGCACCAAGAACTGTCCCAAATCTGTGGCCCTGTGGATCTtgcttgctgctgctgaagaaTCCCGTGGTGTTCAAATCCGAGCTCGGTCTGTGCTTGAACAGGCTGCTCTGATCAACCCTTACAATGAAGAGCTCTGGCTGGCGCGTGTTAGACTGGAATTGCGAGCTGGAAATATTGCGCAGGTTAAGGTCCTCCTCTCTCGAGCTTTGCAGGAGTGTCCCCAAAGTGGACGTCTCATAGTGGAGAGCATTGGACTCGAACCTCGGTCTCACCGAAAGTCCAAACTTGTCGAGGCAGTCAGCAAGAATGAGAACGACGGCTATATTCTCGTGCTCCTGGCCAAATCTCTCTGGTTGCGTAACCAGTTCGACAAGGCATCCAAGTGGCTTACCAcggctctggagatggattCTAACAATGGAGAT
Encoded here:
- a CDS encoding uncharacterized protein (Compare to YALI0C19426g, weakly similar to uniprot|P19735 Saccharomyces cerevisiae YBR055c PRP6 snRNP(U4/U6)-associated splicing factor, similar to Saccharomyces cerevisiae PRP6 (YBR055C); ancestral locus Anc_3.265) → MPPKLSFLDMPAPAGYVPGLGRGATGFSTRADLGSAHRATDTDIPDDPERFRDPDDAGILGRESADADDELADEIYAQIDARMEERNKKRREIREEKERQEEEKQATIGGMFADAKRALSEVSHDEWLNLPESGDQTRKNKRARIEAREGLRSYNMSDSVLEGLRGRAEIGAHVTETDDGSVTHIKAISDARDKILDLKLSGRETSTSIDPSGYLTSLNSENSQSTSELADIKKMTPFVESLIRSNPKNAAGWIAGVRLAELKKKPSQAIQLAAQGCENCPTNEDVWLESIRVNDMVNARIIAAQAVKRLPESVRIWEAAADLETTEEAKKRVLRKALTSVPQSVQLWKQLVNLEDEEHARLLLRQAVVSVPLSVDLWLALARLEDHKAAEKVLNRARKAVRTAPEIWIAAARLREQVNGAQKEVDKIMKKGVSELEYHGRVLSREEWLTQAHICEKEDAPLACGAIIRATVAQGIDKEPEHVQIDTLLESSRDLSYPVTSRSVLELATEMFPFSEKIWLTWTALERRLNSGDQLWSVLEKAVTSCKKSTQLWLYYIREKWHHGKFKESREIVSRAFEEVGHAQEIWLEAVQLELEVGQPDRARDLLEKARDVGVARETLWVRAVRLERELGKAPAAISLAEKALEEFVECDGLWIELGKAKTESSGVPEARDTYIQGTKNCPKSVALWILLAAAEESRGVQIRARSVLEQAALINPYNEELWLARVRLELRAGNIAQVKVLLSRALQECPQSGRLIVESIGLEPRSHRKSKLVEAVSKNENDGYILVLLAKSLWLRNQFDKASKWLTTALEMDSNNGDVWLWAYKFFSERGEGVDEVIEGFKQAEPTEGEVWSSLKDDIGNFGKTEVDLLKEGSSKLDLGSK